In Toxoplasma gondii ME49 chromosome II, whole genome shotgun sequence, the genomic stretch AAGACATCCAAAACCGAAGCTTTctcatacatacatacatacatatatgtatatatatatatatatatatatatatctgttcGCTCTGCGGACATCTATGTATATCGGTCTAGACAGGAAANNNNNNNNNNNNNNNNNNNNATCccacatgtacacatatatacacatacatacacatatatacatattttcatatatatatatatatatatatatatatatatatatatatgcgatATTGTGCATGCTGGTCATATAGGTTTGAAGGTTCGCTCTTTTGCGTTCTCGACTTTTTCTTTTTATTCGCATTTTTTCTGCAGCGGGAGCGATTTCTCTGTGGCAGCCGAGTAGCCGGACAGCACCGTACTCGGTGTGGACCTGCGTGTACAGCTGGGAGAATCTGTCGCACTTCGATGACCTTCTTGTGTCGGGCGCCGAGCTCGAAGACTCGCCTTCAGAGGAGACatcggagacagacgctTGGTCCCGTGTCTCCGTTCAtcctgcgccttctcggcCTCGAGTCAAGGATGAGGGAGGTCAGCCTTATCAAAAGGAGATGCGTTTGTCTTCGCTGAAAAGCAAAAAAGAGcttgtgtcttctccctgcGGGCCTGGACACGGAGACATTCTCCTCGAAGGCGAAACAGcgcctcttgtctcctctgctaGACCTCAAGACGTGATTGTGAAGGCGACAACTGGCCTACCAGAGTCGACGCCTGCGCCTGCAACTCGTCActcgcttctcttgtctGAGACGCCTCCTTTCGGTCTCGAAACGCGGCTTACAGCTGAAGAGGCTGGTCCACATCTACGCCGAGAGTTTCCAGGGGAGACGCTGCCGACGTACAGCAGCCGCGCGCGCATGTCAAAGCTCATCGCCGTGATCTCCCTGTCGCGTACTCCTTGAAGAACCTGGAAACCACAAgatggaaggagaaagaaaggaacgacGCGAAACTCTAGCGGACAGGCATGGCTTGTCTGTCGAGACACAAAAGCGCACACAGGCGAGAGGCCCCCTGTCTTGCGCCTCTTCAATCGACAAGGAAATGCAGAAAGAGCATGCCGCGGTCTTGGACCTCGTCATCATCTGGATGGCAGTTCTTGCGAAGAAATAACATGTGCATACCGGTGAACAAGACATCCAAAACCGAAGCTTTctcatacatacatacatacatatatgtatatatatatatatatatatatatatctgttcGCTCTGCGGACATCTATGTATATCGGTCTAGACAGGAAAATGCATTTGCAGTGGCTGTGCAGTGTGCAGTGtagaagcagaagcgaagaaagaagaaacgatgGAAAATTAAGCAAGACAAAGGGGCTAAGCGCCTTCTGCGCCAGACAGCCACCTCACAAACTCGTCCCGAAAGCTGCCTCTCCCTGTATGAGTAaatatatttaaatatatatttatatataaatacatatatatagataaatatatatgtatatataaatgaatatgtatatatacatagatatgtatatataaatgaatatgtatatatacatagatatgtatatataaatacatatgtgtatataaatagacatgtatatatatatatatatatatatgtggatagatgcatttatgtatgtacatagaCATATGGTGACGTGTGTAAATCAACTGAAATGAACCTCGTGAAGGCGTTTTCAAAATTCTGTCTTTGCGGCAAGTGATGTCTCGTTCTTTTGTCTCGAAGCGACGACGCACATCTTCAGGTAAGCCGGTTTGGGGGCTCCAGAGTTGAattttgtctcttcctgctgtcaaaatcGCATCCACCTCGGCGCTGAAAAGCGCGTCGCCGCATCCGTCGACGTCTGTGAAATATGCAGGTCTGCTTTGGCCTCCAGTCCACTCGTAAAAGTCCAGACGCGTCCCCCCAGTTGCGATTCTGGAAAGGAAGCAAACGACGAAAACGGCGGCATGGAGAGCGAAGTAAAGGAAGATGGAGATccacaaagaagacacaacgaaacgagaagaaggatgagaagcagaagagaagaagagggggggaaggaaaacaagacgATAAGGTGGAGACatgagaggaacgagaagaaaagaacgataacagaagcgacagcaCGAAATATGATACAGTAGGCAGGGAACATGAGGCGAGGTAGGACAGGAAGGACAGGCTGAAGAAACCGAcggtgagaagaagagaaggcgatgcCGCACTCGGGTGCCAAAGAGAAGTAGatagagaaggagaagagaaggagggagctGGAAAGATacatgcagagaagctgggggcgacagaaaacaacaGACGGATCACActgacaaaagagagaagcgcgcgagagagagcgaaggagggCATGACTCCAGGGACGGCGACGACAAAAGAGGTGACCTGAGAAAGctcgagaaacgagggaggagcgactggaaaaaaggaaaggaaactgCACGAAATCaacgcaggagacgaagatcccgcgaggagaaaaaacgcgaaaaagacggaagaaagcgaaccTTTTGTGCGGAGGCAACGCGCAGAACGAACTCATCTCTCCGTAACTGGACATGCCTAAGGGAAGCCGAGACAACAGAAGTTGAATGCGAAGAGAGTGCATCGAAAACGcaaaagcggaagaagcagggTGACGAAGAGGCACCGCCTGTTTACATCAAGACGCGTATCAATATACAAAagtgagaaagagagaataCAACTGCACAGTGGAGTCTTAAACGACAGCTggtgtacatatatatatatatatatatatatatatatatacgcaggtgcatgcagttgtaAACCGAAACACTGACAGACGCGCACACGCACTTGCAAACGAgcgtccatatatatatatatatatatatacatacatatataagcatatatatatatatatatatatgcatgtatatatatgtatgtatatgtatacaagtatatatatatatatatatatatatatgcacgtgCACATAATTACATGCATACTTGCGTTTTCGCATGTTTAGTTTTTCATCGTCAAGGACGAAAGCAGGCTGCGATTTTGGGGACATAGTTGAGGGATCGTTTTCCGGTTTTTGTGCCAGAACATGGCGACCTCAGAGcctttgtctgtttcttgttGTATCTTCTGGACGGTCAGGTTGcgagtttctgtgttttcttctcttggtTTTCTTCACCCGTTTTTCGCGTATCCATGAGTTTTATCTTTCGCTTCGTGCACTGTTCTTCACCGAACTTTCAGGATTTTTCGAACGTGGATGTTGtttgtttgtgtgtttggTGAAGCGTGCAGGTTCCTATGTCACATTACGCGTTTGAGTCTCTGTCTCACGCGCGACCGCCTTCTTCGCAAAGTCGACGCGTTGCCGTTTTTCGTATATTTGACAACAACGCTTCTCCCAGCGACCGGATCCTCGGCTCCTCTTGAGCGTTCGACTTCCTTTCGGAATCACCCTTTCGCTCGACTACGAGTTTGAGCACTGTCGGAGGATGGCACGgagtgtctgtctcttctaaCGGTTGCGCTTCCTGTTCATCGACGCGTTCTACGATTCGATCTGCGTTGGCGCGCGGCCGGCCTTCTGCCTACGGCTGCTGATGGTCTGCAGAGACCTGAAGTTCCTCAGATCCCAGACTCGGATGGCTCCGGACGCGTCCGCGGTCAGAACCTGCGGGGTGTTGGGGACGACGGCGACTCCACACAGCGCGTAGGGATGCCCTCGCAGGTGATAGATGGCCTTGTTCATGTTGCACTGGCTCCAAACCAATGCATCCTGGAAGGAAACGGCGAAGCGCGAGGCGCAGTGAAATgcgcggagacgaaggaggcccagacggagaagaaagagaacaggaCGGAGAACAAGACACCAACGCCGATGCAGCTGTGAATGGCCTGGGGTCcgacgcgaggagagagagttcGGCGTTGGTGTGTCTGGAGAAGGttgtggagacagagagagtgtAGCTCGTCGGACGCTGTGCagggaagagcagaaggaacgTCGCGTTCGTGACGTTGTCCAGAATGAAGGACGCCCACCTTGTCGAGGCCGGcactgaggagacaggagtAGTTtgcggagaacgcgagagaagagacgcttTTTCGATGTCCTTTGAGTGCGTGGACAGGCGCCATGCGCGTCGCGTCCCAGATAAGAATCGCGGTGTCCGCCGACGCAGAGGCAAAGAGATTGTCGTCGTCtgacagaggaaaaacggtaacgaaaggcagagaaacaagtCTCATATTCGGAAAGGACCGCTGTCGACAGCGGGTTCACCTACCTCCAGACGCCTCTGTCTGCGTACGCATaggcagagagaacatgTCCAAGCAACTATGGAGAGGGAAGCGTGtgaacacagaggaagaaacgcatctAGAGATGAATCGAAATTCGCGTTTATTTATAAAGAAAcgtctatatctatatctatatatatatatatatatatgaaaggATAGTTGTATGTGAGCGGCTCGCGCTTGCAGAAAAACTGCCAGCGGAGAGAGGGTAAaagtcgacgaagaagaaacagaggcgacgaggcTGAGGAGGGTaaacggagaagcagcgccaAGAGCAGATGAAACAGCAAAATCTGGAAAGCGGTGGGAGCGACTGCGGTGATGACTAGGAGAAAGATCTCACatggcagaggaagaagagcattGACAACTCGATCATGACCCATTTGTGTGTGGCGAAGATTCATCGACTGCAGACCCCACAGGCTGACACTTCCATCTATGCCTCCTCTGAAAGCACAGTTGGAGACAATCCATAAGGAACTTGAGTTGTGGggcctcgctctctcgtcggCTTCGAGTTGCCGGCAGCGCGGTCAGTCCTCTTGTGTATCGGATTCTAGGTACatcgctttctttcttttgcctgttcttctccggtgttcttcttcgtctctctctcctcaggcttcgccttcgctctgtcGGCACTGAGTCccgcgccttcgctctcctctggagaaagagcgacgcgagCGCTAGGCCGACATCACACGAACCGAAGCGGCATCCCTCACGAAGATCAAAATCAAAAGTCTGTCCCCCCCCCAGCGACACCAGGAGCGTCactcgaagaaaacgcgcgtTGCGCCTGTTTATCTCAGCGCGTCCTAGAGGGCTATGCTACAGGTCCTCTGGCGTCTCCCTTTTGGAAACGGAGTCTGAGAACGCTGtgcgttttttgtgtgtttctctgtagAAGCGAATGGAGTGGTAGCGGCTGACATCTTGTCGAAATGTGGAATTTCACAGATCAAAAACCGCAAGAGAAACGAGCACAGTTCTTTGAAGAAACGGTCAAAGAAGCGGGGAGTCTCTTGCAGGAACAAAGGCTTGTCGCGACCTCCCATGCCGGCAGCGTCGCTGCCGCCGACGATGAGGCCGTTCCCTCCACTGAAAGACGTCGTTGTCGTTACTCTCTCCAGGCGCCGTCGGCCAGAGAGGTGAGACGTAGCAGACTGACGTTTAAGAGTTCTACATCGCTCTCaagcgtttcttttctcacgTTAGCAGGCCGTCGGACTTGGAAAAGAACGCTACACAGGCCGGCTGGgtcttgcatgcagccttCTCCTTGCAAGGCGCCGCGGTGCTTGTCCAGAGTCTGAGAGATCTGTCTGCTCCTGAGGAGACGAAATGCAGACAAACAGGCCCCTGGCAGGGCAGAACTGCGTCGGCGCGACCGACGGGGGAGAAGAGCACTGAATCGCGAaccgcgaagaaggaaacgaaagggGATACACTCCAGAGCGCGCGTCTGCGCCGCcccacagagaggaaggacagcACAGCAACGAAGGAAAACTCCGAAGCGAAGCTGCGGCTCAGTAGTCGCGAGACGCCACAGTTTGCGCGGGAGGGGACCAGCCACCGCTtcgatgaagaagatgggGGAAGAGTTTCAGAACACCATTCGATTTGGTCGGCCACATTGATGGCAGATGAGGCAAATCGTCCACACCGCGTCTCGGTTTTCAGTGCAGATTTGCGGTTTCGAacgcgagggagaaacagctGACACAGAGAGCGCGGAATGGCTCTTTCCGGCAAAAGGACGCGGGAGGCCGAGAGGAGCCTCCTGCCGACGACAGACAAGAGGACAACACACCTCCGAGTTGCGGTCCCCGGGAGGCAAAAGGACAAGACAGCTGGGTGCCAAGGACGAACAGACAGGAGGCAAAAACGCAAAGCCTTCCTCGAACATGGCGCGAACACCCTGCCGAGACgcaaaagggagaggagacggaggagcagCTGAAAAAAAATGCAAAGGAGCAAACACAAAACGGCGCGgccagcgaggagaaaaacgaggagaagttggagaaaagagggCCGCAGGAATGGGCGAGAACAGATGGAAAAGAAACCACGGAACGCCTGTCTCGTCAGAAGACCTGCTCGGACGCCGAGGATCCCTCGCAACGTTGTTTAACATAAAAAACGTCGCCTACCTACAGAAGCCAATTGCGAGTAGGGGGGAATGTAACAGAGGTCAACAAGAGGTCctggaagcgaaagaaatACGGACAAAGGCGAAGTtaggagagaaagggatgagaagagcaggacgaagcagcgtgcgagggagacggaaacgCGTCAAGAAGAACTgtggagggagaggacgcaAGAAGCGAGGACTCAACCGGAAGTAAAGGAGAACGATGAGCGGCAGAGGAAACGAATCGGTAATAGCGAATCAAGCAAAAAttgggagagaggaaaaaccaAGCAGGCAGAGTAGATCAGAGcgaaaacacaaaaacagCTGAGAAGATGAGcaacaagaagaaagcaaaacaGACTGAAAAGATGAGCgatgaggagaaagaaaaggaaacctGGTTTCTCTGATCACCTGATATTGTCCTCACCAGAGGGGACAGAAACTGTGAAGTCTAAAGATCCCTgaagagcgcatgcaaagaaaaaaggagttCTCTTGAGAACAATAAGGTAGGAAAACGCCTGCGTCAGCCGAAGACGCGAccgaagaaaccagctaccGCGACAAGACAACACAAGGAAAAGTCAACCcgtgaacagagaagaaaggagacactgcgacgcagagacagaagcgttcagaaaaggaaacgcgtcTTACGTGATGGGGCTCGACAACAGAAAATTGCTTCGCCTTATAGTAAAGACAAAAGAGTCGATCGATCTCCTCGACATACAACACCCtaagagaacaagaaggaagcaaagagtTCGAGTCTCCGAGTGTTTCAGTCCGACAGAGCGCGACTCCACCAGAAGTGAAAAAGCAAAAAGGCTCCTCCGCAGCAGGACTGACAGCAGCGAACCACGAGAGCCTCCACATCTCTCCATACACACAGGTCTACAAACGAATGTGTGCTTATATCTTTTCCACCAGTCATTCAAATCTTcccatatacatatacatatatatatatatatatatatgtgtctGTACATCTGGAATCTACATACGTCCTGGCAAACATAGATATACAAgcctatatacatatatatatatatatatgtatatatttatatatatatatatatatacatatatttatgtgtgtgAACTGCATGTATCGCTTTGAAAGCACTAAAAGCGCGCATTTCTGTGGGGAGAACGTGCGTTGAAGGTAAACCGGCAACCGCGTAAAGATGGTTGTATGCATCGAGAGAGGTAGGCGTCCGTTTCTTCATCTATCGAGGAGAACTCTTTTCAGCTGTGCATGCGGGATGGATAGACATATGGCAATTGCACGCAAGCCGATAGGCGAAGCAAAAGTCTTGTTTCTTTTGTCTGTCCAGATACTCACTTCTCAATGCGGTCATGGCTATTCGTTAGCGTTTTCGATCCTGCGAAGCGATACTAAAGCGAACAGAGGCGCAGGCCGAACCGAGGCAGGTGCAGCGTCCAAACAGCTGCTTCAGCGAGACGACACTGAGGAGAGAATCTTGCTGTTCATCCATACTCGTGAATCAGGTGTGAGGCTCtgggctgcatgcagcggtgTGGTGGAACGCAGGCGCTCCTGTGAGACACGGAGACCTAAGGACGCGCGTCTCTACGTAGCGAAAATGCCTCACGGGTACCTCCAAGTACAGAGGCGGTCCCCAGCATCGACTGGACAGCGCAGTGTCTGGGGATATGTTTTGTGAAGGCTGCACAAGGACGATGTGAGAGCAGGAGTCTAAAGGTGAGCAGAGTGACtgcaagaaacgagaggacaAGCTGCTTCGCTGAGAGCGGGGAAGGGGAAACTCATGACGAAAAGAGATGAGCGGGGGGCCAGTTGACTCCCTCAGCACTGAACATCAGcaaagaaagtggagaggcaAACTGGTGGAGTCACCTGCGCTGCGTCACTCGCGTTGGAGGAGCTGCaaagcagaaacaaaggaagcGACGGCGTTCCCAAGGCGACGAAGCttgaggaaaagagagacaaaaaagacagagagagaaaacaccacccgaaggcgcagcagacacggagagaaggaggagaaatgAACAAGACAGCatcagaggaagaaagcggggaacgcggcgaagagaggacagTCAAAAGATGAGAGAAGCcggcgacacagaagaagatgaggcGGCGTCGCAGGGAGACAGCAACGAAGCAGTTCCACTCAAGTCGAAGGCAGACGAATGGAGAAAACGCTGCGTTAGAACGAAGAAATCGACTCGACAATTGTGCAGTGCTTCGAGCTCTAGAACGCGCGGCAAAAGGCTCACGGGTgagggaagcagacaggtgaagaacgaggaagaaacaacagGAAAACGTTATCGAGGTTTGCATTCGCCTTTTCGATGGCTCCTGCGTCAGTGCAGTCCAGTTCGTTCTGTCCAGAGGCAAGTTTCGCTATCTTTCTCTCaggcctgcatgcgtctggcaacggggaagagaagcgagaaggaggacaGAGTCGCAGGCCAACTgccgaggaaaaacgacttcCCCACAAGTAACCAAACCAAGGTCGAGGCGCCCCTACCTGCCAGAGTGGTCGGCTCCTTGATCGACAAGGGCATTTGCAAATGCCTGCACacgaagaacgaaagagcggaaacgcagagaaagaagcgagagaaaacagaaaccggaaggaaacagaatgAGGCaccaaggagagagagaaatccaAAGAAACAAACCAAGACAGAACCACTCGGAAACTCGACTCCAACAAATGCCGGAACTAGTGAAAGAGAACCAAGCGTCACGCAATTCCTACGCACaactttccttctctccacactcatatatatatatatatatagacatatatagacatatatatataggcatatatagacatatatagacatatatatacatataaatatatatacatatatatatatatatatatataggtgcGTGTGCCTTCACATGCACACAGCAGAATTGAGGTGAGTCTCCGAGTAAGGCAAGACttgacgaaaagagagaagatgcgAGAGATGACAAGGTGAGCGCAGCTGTTTCCAGGTTGGCTCAGATTTCGCTTTGCTTGTAAGAAATGTTTCGAGTTTATactttgtcttctccctcttctcgccaGGTGCGTCTGTTAGACCGTTTCGGCGCAGTGCTGAGACTCGCAACCGAGAACCGCGATTTTTGATCGCGATTGCCaggtccttctctctccttttgcgATCGGAAGTTCTTACTTCCCAAGAAATGACTCCTGCACCGCCGATGTCGATGGCCGAGAACGCGTCGATCAGCAGCGCTGTCATTTCTTCGTGACCTGCCAACAGAAGGACAAAGCGCAAGCGACGCAACGATGCGGAGGAACCTCCCAACGGACGACGCTGGGAAGGCAAGACGCGAGATGAAGGATGCACAATCCTCCAGTCTGTCGCTCTTTTAAAGGAAACACCAGATCCAAGGAGACATccacgagacagagagggagaagaaaaggagatgagagagaagagagaaagagacagagagaaaagagagggagagagcggtcgagggagagagaagcgtaGACGTATCGGAGGCGAAGCAATTCATGAGTGTCTTCAAAGGCGCGTTTTCGACGCTttctcgtttcgtctccttctgtcgtCTTTCCCTCTTCGTGGACGACTGcgcgacaaagaggaaggcgcagaagaatGTCTGTTGGTTTTTTCTCGATCCATGGCAAGGCGCAAGTCCATTTGAAGCTCTTCGTTCCGTTTTTAACGTCTTGCGGACGCCGCGTCTTCACTTTTCgtcctttctgtttcctctcacGCCTCCAGCTCTCCAGTCTCGCCGGTTTTCAATGGCTGGAACTGCAGAGACGGTCGCGCACACTAGTACGCAAatctttgcgttttttttttAACTTCCGTCCTCAGGTCGACTTCATGTACCACCCTTCTCTGGTTCTTTCTTTGCGGCGTCCGTCTCTCCGACAGAACTTGCGTTCCGAGGAGCGACAGACCTTTCCGCTGCTCTCGCtagaaggcgaggagaaacgcaacTCACGCGCGCTTCGCTCTTTCAACCAAGACGGCATTCGCTTGagcctcttctcgctggcgACGTCGCCTTCCGCGCTCTCGGTTGTGAGGAGTTGAGAAAGGTACGAGAAAACGTCGtggtctcctctcgccgccgGAGGACTCGACGCGACCTGCGCCTTAGTTGATTTCTCCGATGAACTGGCCGGATCCTACAGGACGCGCGGGAAAaacgagtgcatgcgctaAACGTGGAAGGCGTTTGATACCTTGCAGACAAGGGCATCGCTCCACACTGGCAAAGAACGAACTGGCGAAGCTCGACGTTCTCTCCAGACGCTGGACTCGCTTTCAGAcccgctctcctctcctgctgCGAGGCTTCACCGGACTCGCTTTGCACAGTTGAGGGAACGCCGGGCAGAACTGACGCGTTTCACAACgtcaaaagagaaagaagagaaaagattTCCTCTTGCCTCGAGTCCACGATCGCCCTGTCGGCGAGGCAGCAGACAAAAACGCCTTTCTCCTCAAACGCAACTGGACTCGAATAGGGGACTGTGGACTGCGGAGCCTCAACTGAACGCGCGAGTGAGACCTGCAAGTACTGAAAGTGCAAAGGGCAGTGCAACTACGaagccacagagagaaactcaaCTGCAGTGTAAGATGCATGCTCCTGCTCGTCCTGCCTCAAATCcaggaaaggaagaacaaaCACACCAAGGCCTGCTCATGTTTCactctctgtttgtgtgtgcgtcGATCAGTCGGGTGGCTCGACGGTCGGGGAGAAGGACCGATGGAAATGCGCAAGGACGCTCCTCGagctcttcgcctctgtccgTCAACTTTTCGAAATGGCCAACGGTCAAAACGCCTCTCGCATATCGCGTTGTATAGACGCGAGTTTCCTGCCGATGTTTGAAACTCGCATTCGCGAGGAGTAGATCCAAACGTTTTGAGTGATCAAACCTCCTAAAGCGGCTCCCGCGGCTCTCAGGAGCCAGGTGGACTCACCTCCGAGTCGCCAACTGCGTCCGCACAAGTTCCGCCAGGCtgacgcagagacacaaagccTCGAcaacaagagaggaaaacgaggatgATAGAAAAGAGGAGCAGCAGGCAGACgacaaagcgagagagaaggaaaccagccagtgcaggagagagaacagaaacgcgacgcacggagagaaaataggagaaaagaaagaacagggtgagagaacgaggcagaagagcaaacagaaaaaacgcgttacaagaaggaaaagtgaatcgggaaaaagcaaagatCCGAGAGCACCCCGGGCAGCATGAGGCAGATGGAAgagtgaagaggagagaagcgagatgaggtcgttttctcttctgcagacgTCGCTCGCGCTCTGTTGTCAAGACAGCCGCCAGACTCTGTCGCActtgttccttttctcttgctcACCGGCACCGTTTCGCTCCACCTCCACATATTTGTTGCAGGGAAACGAAGATACGAAACGCAGATTCCTTCGCGGCGCCGCATCCCGCcggttctctgcttccttcgttGCCTTGCGGCTTACGTCTTTCTTACGTACACCTCAGCTCGAGTGTGTGTGGCGAGCTCGGTGTCGAGTTTCGTACTTCTCTGTCGGAGCAtcgcgacgcatgcgtcgaagagacgcgacagtCGATAGGCGAAAAGGCGAAGTCCGCCAACGAAGCACCTTGACTGGGAGACGAAGCGGCGCCGGGGCGAGACAAGCGATGCGCGATTTCTCCTCGCTCAGAGGTCTCGTCGCCTCGAGGCCAGGCGTCCACGTGAGTCAAGAGAAGCTCGACGACCTGAGCAACCGACaggagacggcggagacgcggagtCTCGAGAGAACGAACCGGCGCGAAAGACGCGCGAGGCAGCGGCTGgcgtggagacgaaggagacggagacgcaaaACCGGACAGAGTggagactcgagagaaagaagaagaggcgggagaagtCGAGGGAGGCGAAGTGAGAACGGAAACGACCAAGCGgcgcagaggaaaacgcagcaaAAAACGacaacgagagaggagacacaggaatAGAACGACGCGAATGAAGATACGCGAGGAGCCATGGCGAGGTAAGTATCTGGAAGGGCAAAGAGAGGCCTGAAAGACGCGAAGCCGGGAAGGCGCCGCACTCTCTCtgtggtgcatgcagaaggtCCTGTggcggagagcgaggcgaacgTCACAGGCTTAGGAATTGAAACGAGGAACAAAAGATCGTGGAGAGAAACCTGACACAGCATCCGCCGACCAGGAAGCCCCCGCGTTCGATGCAGGCAGGCGACAAAGAATCGAGAGACACAAGGCGAGAaatgagagaaaagcgagatgCCAAACGCCTACTTCGTCGACAGAAACGCGGTTGTCGGCAGCGTAAAAGGCCTCTTGAATATCTTCCAGTTGCGAGAGGTCAATGCTCTTCAATACATTTTCAACGACCTTTTGTCTGTCCATTTTAGCGAGTCGCTTgcgcgtttctgcagctgcatgcTCTCGCGGCGGAGGCCTCTGCAGCGACAACAGGAGATTGCGACAGCAGATACGCCGAAGGCACCGGCGGAAACGTCGAGCGCgcaaacacaaaaaacagatGCCATTCTCCCTCTGTGTATGCACCGCAGTTTGTTCGAAAAGTCAGACACTCTGAGACGGAAAACttcacacagacagacacacaggcaGACAGAAGTAGATAGGAAGGTAAGTAGACAGATGGATTTACACAGATGGATATAGATCgagagatacagatagagagatatagCCAGGGACATAGATCCAGACGGATTGGTACACAGTGGAGATGCAAGCAGAGGTAGTGACGTGGAGAGAAGTAGAAGAGAGGTCGCGATTCAC encodes the following:
- a CDS encoding hypothetical protein (encoded by transcript TGME49_221895) codes for the protein MEHSNASSRRPSSSASLPMLDTRLASLHHGQRRSRRSSEKETGPLCQTLDLHNSRPPPREHAAAETRKRLAKMDRQKVVENVLKSIDLSQLEDIQEAFYAADNRVSVDEVVELLLTHVDAWPRGDETSERGEIAHRLSRPGAASSPSQGASLADFAFSPIDCRVSSTHASRCSDREVRNSTPSSPHTLELRCT
- a CDS encoding WD domain, G-beta repeat-containing protein (encoded by transcript TGME49_221890), giving the protein MWRWSETVPPGGTCADAVGDSEDPASSSEKSTKAQVASSPPAARGDHDVFSYLSQLLTTESAEGDVASEKRLKRMPSWLKERSARHEEMTALLIDAFSAIDIGGAGVISWEAFANALVDQGADHSGSSSNASDAAQYRFAGSKTLTNSHDRIEKVLYVEEIDRLFCLYYKAKQFSVVEPHHGSLDFTVSVPSGPLVDLCYIPPYSQLASVGADRSLRLWTSTAAPCKEKAACKTQPACVAFFSKSDGLLTGGIDGSVSLWGLQSMNLRHTQMGHDRVVNALLPLPYDDNLFASASADTAILIWDATRMAPVHALKGHRKSVSSLAFSANYSCLLSAGLDKDALVWSQCNMNKAIYHLRGHPYALCGVAVVPNTPQVLTADASGAIRVWDLRNFRSLQTISSRMSSYGEMSSFCALPPHKRIATGGTRLDFYEWTGGQSRPAYFTDVDGCGDALFSAEVDAILTAGRDKIQLWSPQTGLPEDVLQGVRDREITAMSFDMRARLLYVGDSAGNIESFNALTGAAFQTFCKHPCDVCLFAFWGTSSNFLSASTDGLVMLHEQDGNAFGLACATAPSPSRPGAPVALSEQVLASSSRSAAAVRYRVQLGPGGCSAMAVATALELVACASSCSVHVLCLKTLRRETTLRGPCGSDFSVAAE